A single region of the Eulemur rufifrons isolate Redbay chromosome 8, OSU_ERuf_1, whole genome shotgun sequence genome encodes:
- the LOC138390364 gene encoding late cornified envelope protein 3C-like, whose translation MSCQQNQQQCQAPPKCPSLKCPPKSPAQCLPSASGCAPSLGGCSAPSSEGGCCLSHHRRRRSHRCRRQSSDSCDRGSGQQGGDCC comes from the coding sequence ATGTCTTGCCAGCAGAACCAGCAGCAGTGCCAGGCCCCGCCCAAGTGCCCCTCACTCAAGTGCCCCCCGAAAAGCCCCGCACAGTGTCTGCCCTCAGCCTCTGGCTGTGCTCCGAGCCTTGGGGGCTGCTCTGCCCCCAGCTCTGAGGGCGGCTGCTGCCTGAGCCACCACAGGCGCCGCAGGTCCCACCGATGCCGGCGCCAGAGCTCTGACTCCTGTGACCGGGGCAGTGGTCAGCAGGGCGGGGACTGCTGCTGA